A single genomic interval of Daucus carota subsp. sativus chromosome 1, DH1 v3.0, whole genome shotgun sequence harbors:
- the LOC108206251 gene encoding probable glucuronosyltransferase GUT1, producing the protein MGSLYNKNRVFGSSSTHSSPTCTRTHQIGALALIFTTFFLTRLLDQSFNSTTFQYKSQNDAVSQDFYKGWPQRGYGTHLSLKIYVYDENEIEGLRQLMYGRDAKISVDMCVKGQWGTQVKIHKLLLQSRFRTWKKEEADLFFVPTYVKCVRMSGGLTDKEINQTYVKVLSQMPYFRLSGGRDHIFVFPSGAGAHLFKSWATYLNRSIILTPEGDRTDKRDTSAFNTWKDLIIPGNVDDGMTTQGARFVEPLPLSKRKHLANFLGRAQGKIGRLQLINLSKQFPDKLESPELKFSGPDKLGRKDYFQHLGNAKFCLAPRGESSWTLRFYESFFVECVPVILSDQVELPFQNVVDYTQISIKWPSTRIGRELLEYLESIPDKEIEGMIARGREVRCLWVYSPDSEPCSAFSGILWELQRKVRQFHQSTETFWLHNGSVVNRNLMEFNKWKPPMPLP; encoded by the exons ATGGGAAGCCTATACAACAAGAACAGAGTGTTTGGATCATCATCAACCCACAGTAGCCCCACCTGCACACGCACACACCAGATTGGAGCCCTAGCTCTGATCTTCACCACCTTCTTCCTCACCAGACTCCTAGACCAGTCTTTCAACTCCACCACTTTCCAATACAAATCCCAGAACGACGCCGTTTCGCAGGATTTCTACAAGGGGTGGCCACAAAGAGGGTATGGGACCCACCTGTCACTGAAGATCTACGTGTATGATGAAAATGAGATTGAGGGGTTGAGACAGTTGATGTACGGACGAGATGCGAAAATATCGGTGGATATGTGTGTAAAGGGACAATGGGGTACTCAA GTAAAAATACACAAGTTGCTATTGCAATCAAGATTCAGGACATGGAAGAAAGAGGAAGCTGATTTGTTCTTTGTGCCGACTTATGTTAAATGTGTTCGTATGTCAGGTGGCTTAACTGACAAAGAGATTAATCAGACTTATGTGAAG GTCTTAAGTCAAATGCCATATTTCAGGTTATCTGGCGGTCGCGATCACATATTTGTTTTTCCAAG TGGTGCAGGGGCTCACTTGTTCAAATCCTGGGCTACATATCTGAATCGCTCCATAATTTTGACTCCTGAG GGGGATCGAACAGATAAGCGTGATACAAGTGCTTTTAATACCTGGAAGGACTTAATCATCCCTGGAAATGTTGATGATGGCATGACTACTCAGGGAGCAAGATTTGTTGAGCCATTACCCTTGTCAAAAAGGAAGCATTTGGCAAACTTCCTAGGTCGGGCACAAGGAAAGATTGGTCGTCTTCAATTGATAAATCTTTCAAAGCAGTTTCCGGATAAG TTGGAGTCTCCTGAGTTGAAGTTCAGTGGCCCTGACAAACTTGGTAGAAAAGATTATTTTCAGCACCTTGGGAATGCCAAGTTCTGCCTTGCTCCACGTGGCGAGTCGTCTTGGACACTTCGGTTTTACGAGTCATTTTTTgtg GAGTGTGTGCCAGTGATCTTGTCAGATCAAGTGGAGTTGCCTTTCCAGAATGTTGTCGATTACACACAGATCTCGATCAAATGGCCATCCACTCGGATAGGTCGTGAACTTTTAGAATACTTGGAATCAATACCAG ACAAAGAGATAGAAGGGATGATAGCTCGTGGTAGAGAAGTGAGGTGCTTGTGGGTGTATTCTCCTGACTCAGAACCCTGCTCTGCATTTAGCGGAATTCTGTGGGAACTTCAGAGGAAAGTGAGGCAATTTCACCAGTCAACTGAAACTTTTTGGCTGCACAATGGATCTGTAGTCAACAGAAACTTAATGGAATTCAACAAGTGGAAACCACCCATGCCTTTGCCTTGA